A genomic region of Chlorobaculum parvum NCIB 8327 contains the following coding sequences:
- a CDS encoding zinc-dependent alcohol dehydrogenase produces MQGEAQALVLLKANKLKLQSVKYVADGPRDVLVRTIASTITPGLDRLLLTNKPVSHKVLAYPVMPGSETIGQVMHTGPEVTGVKEGDFVYAFKGDRWVGIDPYYGCHAEVIPTSEENVLPLGREPIHRDLLTGLVAYVLTAMEKIDFDPSMRVLILGLGSVGLMVSEYLYHRGVRQVDALEVFPLRGQLSHAENIAIDIADFTSDFNDSYDLVIETTGRILMIEKSMRLMKPRAKTLLMGSYEVLGYDYRLIQHKEPVIICSSVTERRHLDDAQALLDQEVLDTEKFFTNVFPVEQFELAYRVALDSKEAIKTVLSWI; encoded by the coding sequence ATGCAGGGAGAAGCACAGGCCCTCGTCCTCCTCAAAGCCAACAAGCTCAAGCTCCAGTCCGTGAAGTATGTGGCCGACGGGCCACGTGACGTTCTCGTCAGGACCATCGCCAGCACCATCACGCCGGGCCTTGACCGACTGCTTCTGACCAACAAGCCGGTTTCGCACAAGGTGCTCGCCTATCCGGTGATGCCGGGCAGCGAAACCATCGGCCAGGTGATGCACACCGGCCCAGAGGTAACCGGGGTCAAAGAGGGCGATTTCGTCTATGCCTTCAAGGGCGACCGCTGGGTCGGCATTGACCCGTATTACGGCTGCCACGCTGAAGTGATTCCCACCTCCGAAGAGAACGTGCTGCCGCTCGGCCGAGAGCCGATTCACCGCGACCTGCTAACCGGTCTGGTGGCCTATGTGCTCACTGCGATGGAAAAGATCGATTTCGACCCGTCGATGCGCGTGCTCATCCTCGGCCTCGGCTCGGTAGGCCTGATGGTTTCGGAGTACCTCTATCATCGAGGCGTCAGGCAGGTCGATGCGCTTGAGGTGTTCCCCCTTCGCGGCCAGCTTTCCCATGCCGAAAACATCGCCATCGACATCGCCGATTTCACTTCGGACTTCAACGACAGTTACGATCTGGTGATCGAAACCACCGGTCGCATTCTGATGATCGAAAAGTCGATGCGCCTGATGAAACCGCGGGCCAAAACGCTGCTCATGGGCAGCTACGAAGTGCTCGGCTACGATTACCGGCTGATTCAGCACAAGGAACCGGTGATCATCTGCTCCAGCGTTACCGAGCGCCGGCACCTCGATGACGCCCAGGCCTTGCTCGATCAGGAGGTGCTCGATACCGAAAAGTTCTTCACCAACGTCTTTCCGGTCGAGCAGTTCGAACTTGCCTACCGGGTCGCCCTCGACAGCAAGGAGGCGATCAAGACAGTGCTGAGCTGGATTTAG
- a CDS encoding ABC transporter ATP-binding protein has translation MATAVKLSGITKQFGNLKANDGVSLSIEAGTIHALVGENGAGKSTLSNIIYGLLHPDSGTIEIDGKKRSFSSTREAIDTGIGMVHQHFMLVPTLTAAENIMLGKEGSRFMLPSKRLGDEIEKLGKQHGLDIEPNALVSSLSVGQQQRVEILKLLYRKSNILILDEPTAVLSPPETERLFATLRSLVAEGKTILLITHKLDEVLAISDAVSVMRKGKLVGTVQTAETSKEELARMMVGRDVLLRTDNPEQTPEATVLSIDKLRYVSPQGIEKLRGLSLTVHAGEIYGIAGVEGNGQSELLSLLWGTFDRDGRTEGAIRIGGQSALGLSPTEIAGLGVSMIPEDRLKSAVVAEYGIAENLILGRHREPAFHRGIGFDSETLRKNAATMIERYDIRSSAPGANPPVASLSGGNQQKVVVAREMERPGLKLLVLAQPTRGVDIGAIEQIHKRIIDARQKGLAILLISSELEELIALSTRIGCLYKGVIRHEFTEAEVRQGREHESGFEKEIGLHIT, from the coding sequence ATGGCGACGGCAGTAAAGCTCTCCGGCATCACCAAACAGTTCGGCAACCTCAAGGCCAACGACGGCGTCAGCCTGTCGATCGAAGCGGGCACGATCCACGCGCTGGTCGGCGAAAACGGCGCAGGCAAAAGCACCCTGTCAAACATCATCTACGGGCTGCTTCATCCCGACTCCGGCACCATTGAAATCGACGGCAAAAAGCGCAGCTTCAGCTCAACGCGAGAGGCTATCGACACAGGCATCGGCATGGTTCACCAGCACTTCATGCTCGTACCGACGCTGACCGCTGCCGAAAACATCATGCTCGGCAAGGAAGGCAGCCGTTTTATGCTGCCGTCAAAACGACTCGGCGACGAAATCGAAAAGCTAGGTAAACAGCACGGACTCGACATCGAGCCCAACGCGCTGGTATCGTCACTCTCGGTCGGCCAGCAGCAACGGGTGGAGATTCTCAAGCTGCTCTACCGGAAGTCGAACATCCTGATTCTCGACGAACCGACCGCAGTGCTCTCCCCTCCCGAAACCGAGCGGCTCTTCGCCACGCTCCGCTCGCTGGTGGCCGAAGGGAAAACGATTTTGCTCATCACCCACAAGCTCGACGAAGTACTCGCTATCTCCGACGCAGTGAGCGTCATGCGCAAGGGCAAGCTGGTCGGCACCGTGCAGACCGCAGAGACGAGCAAGGAGGAGCTGGCGCGGATGATGGTGGGCCGCGATGTGCTGCTGCGCACCGACAATCCGGAACAGACGCCGGAAGCGACGGTGCTCTCCATCGACAAGCTGCGATACGTTTCGCCGCAAGGGATCGAAAAGCTGCGGGGACTCAGCCTTACGGTACACGCAGGTGAAATCTACGGCATCGCAGGCGTGGAGGGCAACGGCCAGAGCGAACTGCTCTCGCTCTTGTGGGGCACGTTCGACCGCGACGGCAGAACCGAAGGCGCGATCCGGATCGGAGGTCAATCTGCGCTCGGCCTGAGCCCGACAGAGATTGCCGGACTCGGCGTGTCGATGATTCCCGAAGACCGCCTCAAATCGGCCGTCGTGGCCGAATACGGCATCGCGGAAAATCTGATTCTGGGACGGCATCGGGAACCAGCATTTCATCGCGGCATCGGTTTCGATAGCGAAACCCTCCGCAAGAACGCCGCTACGATGATCGAACGTTACGACATCCGGAGCAGCGCGCCCGGCGCGAATCCGCCCGTTGCGTCACTCTCGGGCGGCAACCAGCAGAAGGTGGTGGTGGCACGTGAAATGGAGCGCCCCGGGCTCAAGCTGCTCGTGCTCGCCCAGCCCACGCGCGGCGTCGATATCGGCGCAATCGAGCAGATTCACAAACGGATCATCGATGCCCGCCAGAAAGGCCTCGCCATTCTGCTCATCTCCTCCGAACTCGAAGAGCTGATCGCGCTCTCGACCCGCATCGGCTGCCTCTATAAAGGCGTGATCCGGCACGAGTTCACCGAAGCTGAGGTGCGCCAGGGACGTGAGCACGAGTCGGGCTTCGAGAAAGAGATCGGCCTGCACATCACCTGA
- a CDS encoding ABC transporter permease — translation MSPKRIEPFIPLLSLLFALVAGSLIIVASGSDPLAVWQKMLRSTVSSGYGSGQVLFRATTLIFTGLAVALPFKVRLFNIGGEGQLLMGAFAAALCGIALPAGTPALVAIPVLMLAAMAAGGAWGLLAGWLKVSYGVNEVISTIMLNFIALGLVGYLLTNYFAVPSTVHTPEIISGGILPGFDQLFGLNWHSPANLSLFIAFSVTAGAAILLYRSRYGYAMIASGLNPDAARHAGIATDRHILGAMALGGAMAGLGAANLVLGYKHWYEAGLTSGVGFIGIAVALLAGSNPVWIIVSALLFAWLDYGGLAVNTMVPKDIFMMVQAIAILSIISFPALFKTGLKRG, via the coding sequence ATGTCGCCGAAACGCATCGAACCGTTCATCCCGCTTTTGTCGCTTCTGTTCGCCCTCGTGGCGGGCAGCCTCATCATCGTGGCCTCGGGAAGCGATCCGCTCGCCGTCTGGCAAAAGATGCTGCGTTCGACCGTCTCCTCCGGCTACGGCAGCGGGCAGGTGCTGTTCCGGGCGACGACGCTCATTTTCACCGGCCTCGCCGTGGCGCTGCCCTTCAAGGTGCGCCTCTTCAACATCGGTGGCGAAGGCCAGCTTTTGATGGGCGCCTTCGCCGCCGCGCTCTGCGGTATCGCGCTCCCGGCAGGCACGCCTGCCCTCGTCGCCATACCGGTGTTAATGCTCGCGGCAATGGCCGCTGGCGGAGCGTGGGGGCTGCTGGCTGGCTGGCTGAAAGTGAGCTACGGCGTCAACGAGGTGATCTCGACCATCATGCTCAATTTCATCGCGCTTGGCTTGGTCGGCTACCTGCTCACCAACTATTTCGCCGTGCCGTCAACCGTACACACTCCGGAGATCATCTCCGGCGGTATCCTGCCCGGCTTCGACCAGCTTTTCGGCCTTAACTGGCACTCCCCGGCGAACCTTTCACTTTTCATCGCGTTCAGCGTGACCGCAGGTGCGGCGATTCTGCTCTACCGCTCGCGCTACGGCTACGCGATGATCGCCTCCGGCCTCAACCCCGACGCCGCCCGCCACGCGGGAATCGCGACGGATCGGCATATCCTCGGAGCCATGGCGCTCGGCGGAGCGATGGCCGGACTCGGCGCAGCGAACCTCGTGCTCGGCTACAAGCACTGGTACGAAGCAGGGCTGACCTCTGGAGTCGGATTCATCGGTATCGCCGTTGCGCTGCTGGCCGGATCGAATCCGGTGTGGATCATCGTCTCGGCGCTCCTCTTCGCCTGGCTCGATTACGGAGGTCTGGCCGTCAACACGATGGTGCCCAAAGACATCTTCATGATGGTGCAAGCCATCGCAATCCTCTCGATTATCAGCTTCCCCGCTCTTTTCAAAACAGGGCTGAAAAGAGGTTGA
- a CDS encoding DUF2934 domain-containing protein has translation MAKKATTSETPETPAKKKTTKKAATTAEAKPKAAKKSDSAKTTKAGTTKKTAAGATKPAKTTRTRKPAAAAPEMTEEQIRVAAYYRWVERGMTHGGHEDDWTEAEKQIKG, from the coding sequence ATGGCAAAAAAAGCAACCACTTCTGAAACCCCGGAAACTCCGGCCAAGAAGAAAACCACCAAAAAAGCTGCCACGACTGCTGAAGCCAAACCGAAAGCCGCAAAAAAATCGGACAGCGCAAAAACCACAAAAGCCGGAACCACAAAAAAAACAGCCGCAGGGGCAACCAAACCGGCTAAAACGACCAGAACCCGTAAACCCGCAGCAGCTGCACCGGAAATGACCGAAGAGCAGATCCGCGTCGCTGCCTACTACCGCTGGGTGGAACGCGGCATGACCCACGGCGGTCACGAAGATGACTGGACTGAGGCTGAGAAACAGATTAAGGGATAA
- a CDS encoding class I SAM-dependent methyltransferase — protein MNIAALFDRCATGYDRDRPKLVPCFDQFYGAAMWMIPFPSDALLRVLDLGSGTGLFAAMVAEAHPNALLHLTDISEAMLGVARQRFAGNSQVSFAVQEHLALIDESAFDLVMSALSIHHLEDESKRELFGKIFRALRPDGMFINADQALGTTPEEEADYERQWLADVAANGATAEAIEAAKARMRADRNTTLADQLRWLEEAGFREVRCRYSRARFVVYGGWKSG, from the coding sequence ATGAACATTGCCGCCTTGTTTGACCGTTGCGCGACAGGATACGACCGTGACCGCCCCAAACTCGTGCCCTGCTTTGACCAGTTTTACGGCGCAGCTATGTGGATGATTCCGTTTCCGTCCGATGCGCTGCTCCGCGTGCTCGATCTCGGCTCGGGCACAGGTCTTTTTGCTGCGATGGTAGCAGAGGCGCATCCGAATGCCTTGTTGCATCTTACGGACATTTCGGAAGCGATGCTCGGCGTGGCGCGTCAACGGTTCGCCGGAAATTCACAGGTCAGCTTTGCCGTGCAGGAGCATCTCGCACTCATCGACGAATCTGCGTTCGATCTGGTGATGTCCGCTCTGTCGATTCACCATCTCGAAGATGAAAGCAAGCGCGAGCTTTTTGGCAAGATATTCCGTGCTTTGCGCCCCGATGGCATGTTCATCAACGCCGACCAGGCGCTCGGCACAACGCCGGAAGAAGAGGCGGACTACGAACGCCAGTGGCTCGCCGATGTCGCAGCCAATGGCGCGACTGCCGAAGCGATTGAAGCTGCGAAGGCACGAATGCGCGCCGACAGGAATACTACGCTTGCCGATCAGTTGCGATGGCTCGAAGAGGCGGGATTCCGCGAGGTGCGTTGCCGGTATTCACGAGCGCGGTTCGTGGTGTATGGGGGATGGAAGAGTGGATAG
- a CDS encoding sodium:calcium antiporter, which translates to MNDYVLLLTGIACAGFGGELFVRGTVGIASVLRIAPSVIAVTIAAFATSSPELSVAINSGLAGKSQLSLGDALGSNIVNISLVLGFTLLISGIPVSKEVLKRDAPVAILVPLLIAIFLIDNIIDRLEGLFMLVFFGAWMATTLKQALKERAPAGGRVRTVDRLVPLLQGVGGLILLVVAGRLIVVSTAGIARDFAIDDFIIGATLVAFGTSVPELASTVLAKIKGHDEIGVGTVLGSNIFNSLFYCSHCGYHQTD; encoded by the coding sequence ATGAATGATTATGTTCTTCTACTGACCGGTATCGCGTGCGCTGGATTCGGCGGAGAGCTGTTTGTCCGGGGTACGGTCGGTATCGCCTCCGTCCTGCGTATTGCACCATCAGTTATTGCGGTCACCATTGCGGCATTTGCGACATCCAGTCCGGAGCTTTCTGTTGCAATCAACTCTGGGCTGGCCGGGAAGTCCCAGCTCTCTCTCGGTGACGCACTCGGCAGCAACATCGTCAACATCTCGCTTGTCCTGGGTTTTACGCTGCTCATCTCCGGGATTCCGGTCAGCAAAGAGGTCTTGAAACGCGATGCACCGGTGGCTATTCTGGTGCCCTTGCTGATCGCAATTTTTCTCATTGACAACATCATCGATCGGCTCGAAGGTCTGTTCATGCTCGTCTTTTTCGGCGCGTGGATGGCAACAACGCTGAAACAGGCCCTTAAAGAAAGGGCTCCAGCTGGTGGTAGGGTAAGGACAGTCGACAGGCTCGTGCCCTTGCTTCAGGGGGTCGGGGGGCTGATTCTGCTTGTCGTTGCCGGGCGGCTGATTGTCGTTTCCACGGCCGGCATCGCCAGGGATTTTGCGATCGACGACTTCATCATCGGCGCGACGCTTGTAGCGTTCGGAACATCCGTGCCTGAACTCGCCTCGACCGTACTGGCAAAAATAAAAGGGCACGATGAAATCGGCGTCGGAACGGTTCTTGGCAGCAACATCTTCAACAGCCTTTTTTATTGTTCCCATTGCGGCTATCATCAAACCGATTAA
- a CDS encoding PASTA domain-containing protein: MKKVLIVILLFFAAIVAIDKLLLPYYTEIGQQTVVPDVRNMTYAQASKALEKVGLKAMKSYNVRYLPNVSPDQVIDQVPAPSSVVKPGRNVYLVLNRKDKPNYPMPDLSGRTEHEARQALERIGMVISDVQTQAISEPDQDGRVLSQSVPPDVVLKSGSEVSFIVGKLEQEPTGTRRVIVPDVLGMSVDQARGVLIRSGLSLGKVSYERSMLLVPDTVIGQKPSANEMVQYGQSVDMTVAEAE, from the coding sequence ATGAAGAAAGTTCTGATAGTCATTCTGCTGTTTTTCGCAGCGATTGTCGCCATCGACAAGCTTCTGCTGCCTTACTATACCGAGATCGGGCAACAGACCGTTGTTCCTGATGTGCGGAACATGACCTATGCGCAGGCTTCCAAAGCCTTGGAAAAAGTCGGGCTGAAGGCGATGAAGAGTTACAATGTGCGCTACCTGCCCAATGTGTCGCCGGATCAGGTGATCGATCAGGTGCCAGCACCTTCATCGGTGGTCAAGCCAGGTCGCAACGTCTATCTGGTTCTGAACCGCAAAGATAAACCGAACTACCCGATGCCGGATCTGAGTGGCCGTACCGAGCATGAGGCTCGACAGGCGCTTGAGCGGATCGGCATGGTTATTTCCGATGTGCAGACCCAGGCTATATCCGAGCCCGACCAGGACGGTCGTGTGCTCAGCCAGTCGGTGCCACCCGATGTGGTGCTCAAATCTGGCAGCGAAGTGTCGTTTATTGTTGGTAAGCTCGAACAGGAGCCGACCGGCACGAGGCGCGTGATCGTGCCCGATGTGCTCGGCATGTCGGTCGATCAGGCGCGTGGCGTGCTGATTCGAAGCGGCTTGTCGCTCGGCAAGGTCAGCTATGAGCGCTCGATGCTTCTGGTGCCTGATACGGTTATCGGTCAGAAGCCTTCGGCTAACGAGATGGTTCAGTACGGCCAGTCGGTCGACATGACTGTCGCTGAGGCAGAATGA
- a CDS encoding polyprenyl synthetase family protein, with protein MNINEVTSSVAEELKLFQERYKTVLHSSNTLVDKVTRYVLRQQGKQIRPTLVILGAKVCGGVGDVTYRGAIMVELLHSATLIHDDVVDGAEMRRGIPSINALWKNKISVLIGDYLLSKGLLYSLENSDYRSLHLVSEAVRRMSEGEILQIQKTRSLDITEEDYLSVIADKTGSLIATSCAIGAASATDSEEEIARLKHYGEFLGLAFQIRDDLLDYTGDSKKTGKQLGIDIKDRKITLPLIYALRQSDKAEQNKIKSILKSSKKRSVRSGEVIDFVTRKGGLEYAATVAEGFADKALESIANFPESPARRSLELLVDFVMKRQH; from the coding sequence GTGAATATCAATGAGGTTACCTCTTCGGTTGCCGAAGAGCTGAAATTGTTCCAGGAGCGGTACAAAACCGTTCTGCACTCCAGCAACACTCTGGTTGACAAGGTTACCCGCTACGTTCTTCGGCAGCAGGGCAAACAGATCAGGCCGACGCTGGTGATTCTGGGCGCTAAGGTGTGCGGGGGAGTCGGCGACGTGACCTACCGCGGGGCTATCATGGTCGAACTGCTCCATTCGGCCACGCTGATTCACGATGACGTGGTGGACGGCGCCGAGATGCGGCGCGGGATTCCATCGATCAACGCGCTCTGGAAAAACAAGATTTCCGTTTTGATCGGTGACTACCTGCTCTCCAAAGGGTTGCTTTACTCGCTTGAAAACAGCGATTACCGTTCGCTTCATCTAGTGTCGGAGGCTGTCCGGCGCATGAGTGAAGGTGAAATTCTCCAGATTCAGAAGACCCGCAGTCTCGACATCACCGAAGAGGATTACCTGAGTGTCATTGCTGACAAGACCGGTTCGCTGATCGCCACATCCTGCGCCATCGGCGCGGCAAGCGCCACCGATTCCGAAGAGGAGATCGCCAGGCTCAAGCACTATGGCGAGTTTCTCGGGTTGGCGTTCCAGATCAGGGATGACCTGCTCGACTACACCGGTGACTCCAAAAAAACCGGCAAGCAGCTCGGCATCGACATCAAAGATCGCAAGATCACCCTTCCGCTGATCTATGCGCTGCGCCAGTCTGACAAGGCGGAGCAGAACAAGATCAAATCGATTCTGAAAAGTTCAAAGAAGCGCTCGGTCCGAAGCGGCGAAGTGATCGATTTCGTCACCCGGAAAGGGGGGCTTGAGTACGCAGCGACTGTCGCCGAAGGCTTTGCCGACAAGGCGCTCGAATCGATTGCCAATTTTCCTGAAAGCCCCGCGCGGCGTTCTCTTGAACTGCTCGTCGATTTTGTCATGAAGCGCCAGCATTAA
- the tatC gene encoding twin-arginine translocase subunit TatC codes for MSNDSEPTIPPTDGTGAENNNGDELLPVKAEELVQENSDAPEESSEIETFEAAEAAVGALTAKSEQTPATAEEADADQEQEAEGMGFIDHLEELRWRLIRAGIAFLVAAIASAFFSDYLVNDVLIGPLKKSGPDIHLQNLVPYGQLSLYFQVIFFSAFVLAFPFLVWQIWKFVEPGLHDTEKAASRFIILFISVCFFSGIAFGYFVFLPISLKFFAGFGSELITNNIAIQDYISFFMGTLLTTGLVFELPFLSYVLSKIGLLTPAFMRFYRRHAVVTMLVVAAIVTPSTDMVTQTVIAVPMILLYEISIYISAAVQKKRNKQQMQESQV; via the coding sequence ATGAGTAACGACAGCGAACCAACCATACCGCCAACGGACGGCACAGGAGCCGAGAACAACAACGGAGATGAACTGCTTCCCGTCAAGGCCGAAGAGCTTGTACAGGAAAACAGTGACGCGCCTGAAGAGTCGTCGGAAATTGAGACGTTCGAAGCGGCCGAAGCGGCGGTAGGCGCGCTGACCGCAAAAAGCGAACAGACCCCGGCGACCGCAGAGGAAGCTGATGCCGACCAGGAACAGGAAGCGGAAGGGATGGGATTCATCGATCATCTCGAAGAGCTTCGCTGGAGGCTCATCAGGGCGGGAATCGCTTTCCTCGTGGCGGCCATTGCCAGCGCATTCTTTTCCGACTATCTGGTCAATGACGTGCTCATTGGCCCGCTCAAGAAAAGTGGTCCCGACATTCACCTGCAGAACCTGGTGCCGTATGGCCAGCTCTCACTCTATTTTCAGGTTATCTTTTTCTCGGCCTTCGTTCTTGCCTTTCCCTTTCTTGTCTGGCAGATATGGAAATTTGTGGAGCCCGGCCTGCACGACACGGAAAAAGCGGCCAGCCGTTTCATTATCCTGTTCATCTCGGTCTGCTTCTTTTCCGGCATCGCCTTCGGTTACTTTGTCTTCCTGCCCATTTCGCTGAAGTTCTTTGCCGGATTCGGTTCTGAACTCATCACCAACAACATCGCCATTCAGGACTATATCAGCTTCTTCATGGGCACCTTGCTGACGACGGGGCTGGTGTTCGAGCTGCCTTTCCTCTCGTACGTGCTGTCCAAAATCGGCCTGCTCACGCCGGCCTTCATGCGCTTCTACCGACGTCACGCCGTGGTGACCATGCTGGTGGTGGCGGCCATCGTCACCCCTTCGACCGACATGGTGACCCAGACGGTTATCGCCGTGCCTATGATTTTGCTGTATGAAATCAGCATCTACATTTCGGCCGCAGTGCAGAAAAAGCGCAACAAGCAGCAGATGCAGGAGAGTCAGGTATGA
- a CDS encoding alpha/beta hydrolase yields MNRSEARRPNLVFEPVKSEVLKNNPLGDPALRYVPVYLPPSYDGTKSFPVIYLLAGFASTGMSFLNYGFGRQTVPEMIDRLIREGSMPETIVVMPDCMTRYGGSQYVDSAATGAYETYLTGELIDVIDRKFSTLPEARHRAIVGKSSGGFGALRLGMRHPDRFSALACHSGDMDFELCYRPNFPNAARILERYDGSIEAFFQRWESLDKKPKGEFTLLDIMAMAACYDPDPSKPAPSNMHLPFEPHTCQLIPERWERWKSFDPLTMLEEPRYQDALGSLRLLYLDCGSLDEYNLQFGHRSFTTRANELGIAHRYEEFPDTHTDTSYRYRASLPLLAEAISE; encoded by the coding sequence ATGAACCGGTCTGAGGCACGCCGACCGAACCTGGTATTCGAGCCTGTAAAGAGCGAGGTACTGAAAAACAACCCCCTTGGCGATCCGGCGCTGCGTTACGTACCGGTCTATCTCCCGCCATCCTACGATGGCACGAAAAGCTTTCCGGTGATCTACCTGCTGGCAGGATTTGCCTCGACCGGCATGAGCTTCCTGAACTATGGATTCGGTCGGCAAACCGTGCCGGAGATGATTGACAGGCTGATTCGTGAGGGTTCGATGCCGGAAACGATCGTGGTTATGCCGGACTGCATGACCCGGTACGGAGGCTCCCAATATGTCGACTCAGCGGCGACCGGCGCATATGAAACCTACCTGACCGGGGAACTGATCGACGTGATCGACCGCAAATTCAGCACCCTTCCGGAAGCCCGTCACCGCGCAATTGTCGGTAAATCATCTGGCGGGTTCGGCGCGCTGAGGCTCGGCATGAGGCATCCTGATCGCTTTTCAGCCCTAGCCTGCCACAGCGGAGATATGGATTTCGAGCTTTGCTACCGCCCGAACTTCCCGAACGCTGCACGCATTCTCGAACGCTATGATGGAAGTATTGAGGCTTTTTTCCAGCGCTGGGAGTCACTCGACAAAAAACCAAAGGGAGAGTTTACGCTGCTCGACATCATGGCAATGGCTGCCTGCTACGATCCCGACCCATCGAAGCCTGCGCCGTCAAACATGCACCTGCCATTCGAGCCACACACCTGCCAGCTTATTCCGGAACGCTGGGAGCGTTGGAAAAGCTTCGATCCACTCACGATGCTTGAAGAGCCTCGCTATCAGGATGCGCTCGGATCGCTCCGGTTGCTCTACCTGGACTGCGGATCGCTCGACGAGTACAACCTCCAGTTCGGGCACCGGAGCTTTACCACGAGAGCAAACGAACTGGGTATTGCGCACCGATACGAAGAATTTCCTGACACTCACACCGACACATCCTATCGTTACCGGGCTTCGCTGCCACTGCTGGCAGAAGCGATTTCAGAGTGA
- the coaE gene encoding dephospho-CoA kinase (Dephospho-CoA kinase (CoaE) performs the final step in coenzyme A biosynthesis.): MERLPLLVGVTGGIGSGKSTVCAMLVGMGCELFEADRVAKELQLQDPEVIAGIKALFGSEVYHCDDLGVLSIDRKLIASVVFSDSRKLEALNRLIHPKVGEAFQREILRCAKEGKRILCKEAAILFESGMYHELDRIIVVAANDGLRLERAVERGMGTREEIKRRMKAQWPQEQLIKRAHYVIFNDGTLDELRAQVEQVYQSLESLVASL, translated from the coding sequence ATGGAGCGTTTACCATTGCTTGTCGGAGTTACCGGCGGCATCGGCAGCGGCAAAAGCACGGTTTGCGCCATGCTTGTCGGGATGGGCTGCGAGCTGTTCGAGGCCGACCGCGTCGCCAAAGAGCTTCAGCTTCAGGATCCCGAAGTCATTGCCGGAATCAAGGCGTTGTTCGGCAGCGAAGTTTATCACTGCGACGATTTGGGCGTACTTTCGATCGATCGCAAGCTCATCGCCTCGGTTGTCTTTTCCGACAGCCGGAAGCTTGAGGCTCTCAATCGCCTGATTCATCCCAAAGTCGGGGAGGCCTTCCAGCGCGAAATTTTACGCTGTGCAAAAGAGGGGAAAAGGATTTTGTGCAAGGAGGCGGCAATTCTGTTCGAGTCCGGAATGTATCACGAGCTTGATCGTATCATCGTGGTGGCGGCAAACGACGGCTTGCGTCTGGAGCGCGCCGTGGAGCGAGGCATGGGCACTCGTGAAGAGATCAAGCGGCGCATGAAAGCGCAGTGGCCGCAGGAGCAGCTCATCAAGAGGGCTCACTACGTGATCTTCAACGACGGCACTCTCGACGAACTGCGCGCGCAGGTCGAGCAGGTGTATCAAAGCCTCGAAAGTCTGGTCGCGTCACTCTGA